Proteins encoded together in one Larus michahellis chromosome 4, bLarMic1.1, whole genome shotgun sequence window:
- the SVIP gene encoding small VCP/p97-interacting protein — MTGRALPERGAWRGPRAGPGPGPRPPPPRQRWPALPAVGPAMGLCLPCMGGAVKDVVETPDPEIKRRQLAEAAERRQMEASSRGIKNVYSVEQKKKKQEEIEKRIAASGSGGEGGLRWQVG; from the exons ATGACGGGGCGGGCCCTACCGGAGCGCGGCGCCTGGCGGGggccgcgggcggggccggggccggggccgcggccgccgcctcctcgccAACGCTGGCCGGCCCTGCCGGCGGTGGGGCCCGCCATGGGGCTGTGCCTGCCGTGCATGGGGGGCGCCGTCAAGGATGTGGTGGAGACGCCCGACCCG gaaataaaaagaagacagCTAGCAGAAGCTGCTGAAAGGAGGCAGATGGAG GCTTCCTCTCGAGGTATTAAGAACGTTTACTCTgtagagcagaagaaaaagaaacaggaagaaatagaaaaaagaattgCAGCTTCGGGttctggaggagaaggaggactGAGA TGGCAGGTTGGATAA